The Deinococcus sedimenti genome has a segment encoding these proteins:
- a CDS encoding glycoside hydrolase family 125 protein: protein MTHTVTAPPVHQDPMPAPRQPLTAPQSELMAQVQARLSSRADLAALFSRCYPNTWQTTLHDLPGGRVFVQTGDIPAMWLRDSAAQMSPYLPLCASDPVVRAAVDGVIRQHAHLLGVDPYANAFNREPGHEYHFDRPAPGPWVWERKFELDSLCFPLWLAWRAWQVTGEVPLDLRPMLRTVLDVMHAEQDHDARSAYTFERPAEYCVLPSDTLPRGGRGAAHRPTGMVWTGFRPSDDACTYPYLVPANAFAVTALEGAAHLMRAVYGDEALAGRCEATAGQIRQGIETHGTAEHPTFGRVYAYETDGLGNHVFMDDANVPSLLSLPYLGYCAPTDPTYLNTRRLILSGENPHYHAGARAAGIGSPHTPGRRVWPIALCMQALTADPLTPDGRAEIRALLDTLAATTAGTDLMHESFHPDDPAEFSRPWFAWANSLLAETIRTHLDVLTERA from the coding sequence ATGACCCACACCGTGACCGCCCCACCTGTCCATCAGGACCCGATGCCCGCGCCCCGCCAGCCTCTCACCGCGCCGCAGTCCGAGCTGATGGCGCAGGTTCAGGCCCGCCTGAGCAGCCGGGCGGACCTCGCGGCGCTGTTCAGCCGCTGCTACCCGAACACCTGGCAGACGACCCTCCATGACCTGCCCGGCGGGCGGGTGTTCGTGCAGACCGGCGACATTCCCGCCATGTGGCTGCGGGACTCGGCGGCGCAGATGAGTCCGTACCTGCCGCTGTGCGCGTCGGACCCGGTCGTGCGGGCCGCGGTGGACGGCGTGATCCGGCAGCACGCGCACCTGCTGGGCGTGGACCCGTACGCGAACGCGTTCAACCGCGAGCCCGGCCACGAGTACCACTTCGACCGGCCCGCGCCGGGCCCGTGGGTGTGGGAGCGGAAGTTCGAGCTGGACTCGCTGTGCTTCCCGCTGTGGCTGGCGTGGCGGGCGTGGCAGGTCACGGGCGAGGTGCCGCTGGACCTGCGCCCGATGCTGCGGACCGTGCTGGACGTCATGCACGCCGAGCAGGACCACGACGCGCGTTCGGCCTACACCTTCGAGCGGCCCGCCGAGTACTGCGTGCTGCCCAGTGACACCCTGCCGCGCGGCGGGCGCGGCGCGGCGCACCGCCCGACCGGGATGGTCTGGACCGGGTTCCGGCCCAGTGACGACGCCTGCACGTACCCGTACCTGGTGCCCGCCAATGCGTTCGCCGTCACGGCGCTGGAGGGCGCCGCCCACCTGATGCGCGCCGTGTACGGCGACGAGGCACTCGCGGGGCGCTGTGAGGCGACCGCCGGACAGATCCGCCAGGGCATCGAGACGCACGGCACCGCCGAGCACCCCACGTTCGGGCGGGTGTACGCCTACGAGACCGACGGACTGGGGAATCATGTGTTCATGGACGACGCGAACGTGCCCAGCCTGCTGTCGCTGCCGTACCTGGGATACTGCGCGCCCACGGACCCCACGTACCTCAACACGCGGCGCCTGATCCTGAGCGGCGAGAACCCGCACTACCACGCGGGCGCCCGCGCCGCCGGGATCGGCAGTCCGCACACGCCGGGCCGGCGGGTGTGGCCGATCGCGCTGTGCATGCAGGCCCTGACCGCCGACCCGCTCACGCCGGACGGGCGCGCGGAGATCCGGGCGCTGCTGGACACGCTGGCCGCCACGACCGCCGGGACGGACCTGATGCACGAGAGTTTCCACCCGGACGATCCCGCGGAGTTCAGCCGCCCGTGGTTCGCGTGGGCGAACAGCCTGCTCGCGGAGACGATCCGGACGCACCTGGACGTCCTGACGGAGCGCGCGTGA
- a CDS encoding glycoside hydrolase family 38 C-terminal domain-containing protein — MTLTRFERRLRELDAQIARLGAWRDDALHPLPDWTFQAPGQSAVTLAPGEPWPVGARDLREQPVAFRTRWTVPAGLDGQSGELDLDVGGEALVTATLDGQVVASGGLNPYHRRFPLGVLRGGATLEVQITAVPRGLFGSPTPRPHLERARVGVPQVQVTALHDALEVTAAAIRTLGREGLEGGRDASAHESGSEVAGHLLNLAEEVLRSLDWTSSADAHLSRLGELGGGESFTQGLWALPDIRPARAPLPEGLRARTSRAHGQMLTGLQALRARFPARGALALTGHAHLDLGWLWPVHETRRKARRTLHTVTGLMDRFPDFTFNQSSAQLFAWLEQDDPALFARVQAHVAGGRLEPVGGMWVEPDCQMTGGESLARQLLYGQTYFRQAFGRTCEVAWLPDTFGFTPALPQLLAQAGVTGFFTTKLNWNEETPFPHDLFWWQGLDGTRVLAHSLNNPGGSRPGLGGYNGDVRPGDLLGTWERFGTKTSRAWGDHAPESLFTFGYGDGGGGPSEAMLRAYDTLKAFPALPALRMTRVDDYYRALPREGLPVWVGELYLQLHRGTLTSQSAIKRLNRQAEHRLLELEAVSALHPASPAMPSETDGLWQTTLLNQFHDILPGSSIHEVYRDALPELSHVTSRAANLTRAHWDAGGATWTVFNAVTWDRPLAVTLPGVTGGVNLDGQPLATQAVEGGRLVVAHDVTVPALSTVTLTVTDARTDKDTRAGTGAADLSPAPERPVMVHDEGDRVILEHAGLRAEIAHDGRVTRLLDRATGREALGPAGHRLVAYPDLPYAWDAWDVARDVGQDGQPLGGPCTLEVTETGPCRAAVRVTRRWRDSVVTQTFALQAGAAQLDVTVTLDWHERHTLLRAETDVPVLTHEAWAETAMGAQPRPTHRNLPADAAQFEVSAHRWLDLSEPDFGLTLLNDGRYGHSVRGQTVALSLARGPMWPDPQADLGAHEVRLALRPHAGDWRAAQAPRAGFEVNSPLLAHPGTLTLAAPPRLSGLDVMLSSLKHAQDGHGVILRVFEPHGRRGVLRLDPGAFGTAQVVNLLEDPAGPAQPGPVEIPVRPFEVLSVRLTRGGA; from the coding sequence GTGACCCTGACACGCTTCGAGCGGAGGCTGCGGGAACTCGACGCGCAGATCGCGCGGCTGGGCGCGTGGCGCGACGACGCCCTGCACCCCCTGCCCGACTGGACCTTCCAGGCGCCCGGCCAGTCGGCCGTGACCCTCGCGCCGGGTGAACCCTGGCCGGTGGGCGCGCGGGACCTGCGCGAGCAGCCCGTGGCGTTCCGCACCCGCTGGACGGTGCCCGCCGGGCTGGACGGACAGAGCGGCGAGCTGGACCTGGACGTGGGCGGCGAGGCGCTCGTCACGGCCACGCTGGACGGGCAGGTCGTCGCCAGTGGCGGCCTGAACCCGTACCACCGCCGCTTCCCGCTGGGGGTCCTCCGGGGCGGGGCGACACTGGAGGTGCAGATCACGGCGGTCCCGCGCGGCCTGTTCGGGTCGCCCACGCCCCGCCCGCATCTGGAACGCGCGCGCGTGGGCGTGCCGCAGGTGCAGGTGACAGCGCTGCACGACGCGCTGGAGGTCACGGCCGCCGCGATCCGCACGCTGGGCCGCGAGGGGCTGGAGGGCGGCCGTGACGCGTCAGCCCATGAGAGCGGCAGCGAGGTCGCCGGGCACCTCCTGAACCTCGCCGAGGAGGTCCTGCGGAGCCTGGACTGGACGAGCAGCGCCGACGCGCACCTGTCGCGCCTGGGGGAACTGGGCGGCGGGGAGAGCTTCACGCAGGGCCTGTGGGCGCTGCCGGACATCCGCCCGGCGCGGGCGCCGCTGCCGGAAGGGCTCAGGGCCCGCACGTCCCGCGCGCACGGGCAGATGCTCACGGGGCTGCAGGCCCTGCGGGCGCGTTTTCCAGCGCGTGGGGCGCTGGCGCTGACCGGGCACGCGCACCTGGATCTGGGCTGGCTGTGGCCGGTCCACGAGACGCGGCGCAAGGCGCGCCGGACGCTGCACACCGTCACGGGCCTGATGGACCGCTTCCCGGACTTCACGTTCAATCAGTCCAGCGCGCAGCTGTTCGCGTGGCTGGAGCAGGACGACCCGGCACTGTTCGCCCGCGTGCAGGCCCACGTGGCGGGGGGACGGCTGGAACCGGTGGGCGGCATGTGGGTCGAGCCGGACTGCCAGATGACCGGTGGGGAGTCCCTGGCGCGTCAGCTGCTGTACGGCCAGACGTACTTCCGCCAGGCGTTCGGGCGCACCTGCGAGGTCGCGTGGCTGCCCGACACCTTCGGCTTCACGCCCGCCCTGCCGCAGCTGCTGGCCCAGGCGGGCGTCACGGGGTTCTTCACGACGAAACTCAACTGGAACGAGGAGACACCGTTCCCGCACGACCTGTTCTGGTGGCAGGGGCTGGACGGCACGCGCGTCCTGGCCCACAGCCTGAACAACCCCGGCGGCAGCCGCCCCGGCCTGGGCGGGTACAACGGCGACGTGCGCCCCGGCGACCTGCTGGGCACCTGGGAACGCTTCGGGACGAAGACCAGCCGCGCCTGGGGGGACCACGCGCCCGAGAGCCTGTTCACGTTCGGGTACGGCGACGGCGGCGGCGGGCCCAGCGAGGCGATGCTGCGCGCCTACGACACCCTGAAGGCCTTCCCGGCGCTGCCCGCGCTGCGCATGACCCGCGTGGACGACTACTACCGCGCGCTGCCCAGGGAGGGTCTGCCGGTGTGGGTGGGTGAACTGTACCTGCAGCTGCACCGCGGGACGCTGACCTCGCAGTCGGCGATCAAGCGGCTGAACCGGCAGGCCGAGCACCGCCTGCTGGAACTCGAGGCCGTGAGCGCGCTGCACCCGGCCTCCCCCGCCATGCCGAGTGAAACGGACGGCCTGTGGCAGACGACGCTGCTGAACCAGTTCCACGACATCCTGCCCGGGTCCAGCATTCACGAGGTGTACCGTGACGCCCTGCCGGAACTCTCGCACGTGACCTCGCGCGCCGCCAACCTGACCCGCGCGCACTGGGACGCGGGCGGGGCGACCTGGACGGTCTTCAACGCCGTGACCTGGGACCGCCCGCTCGCCGTGACGCTGCCCGGCGTGACCGGCGGCGTGAACCTGGACGGCCAGCCGCTGGCGACCCAGGCGGTCGAGGGGGGCCGGCTCGTCGTCGCGCATGACGTCACGGTGCCCGCGCTGAGCACGGTCACGCTGACCGTTACGGACGCGCGGACCGACAAAGACACGCGAGCCGGCACGGGCGCGGCCGACCTCTCTCCCGCACCGGAGCGCCCGGTCATGGTCCACGACGAGGGGGACCGTGTGATCCTCGAGCACGCCGGACTGCGCGCCGAGATCGCCCACGACGGGCGCGTGACGCGCCTGCTCGACCGCGCCACGGGCCGCGAGGCGCTGGGGCCTGCCGGGCACCGGCTCGTGGCGTACCCGGACCTGCCGTACGCCTGGGACGCCTGGGACGTCGCGCGGGACGTCGGCCAGGATGGGCAGCCGCTCGGCGGCCCCTGCACGCTGGAGGTCACCGAGACCGGACCGTGCCGCGCGGCCGTGCGCGTCACGCGCCGCTGGCGGGACTCGGTCGTCACGCAGACCTTCGCGCTCCAGGCGGGCGCGGCGCAGCTGGACGTGACCGTCACGCTGGACTGGCACGAGCGGCACACGCTGCTGCGCGCAGAGACGGACGTGCCGGTGCTGACGCACGAGGCCTGGGCGGAAACCGCGATGGGCGCCCAGCCGCGCCCCACCCACCGCAACCTGCCCGCCGACGCCGCGCAGTTCGAGGTGAGCGCGCACCGCTGGCTGGACCTCAGCGAACCCGACTTCGGCCTGACCCTCCTGAACGACGGCCGCTACGGGCACAGCGTGCGCGGGCAGACGGTGGCGCTTAGCCTCGCGCGCGGCCCCATGTGGCCCGACCCGCAGGCGGACCTGGGCGCGCACGAGGTCCGCCTCGCCCTGCGGCCCCACGCGGGCGACTGGCGCGCCGCGCAGGCCCCCCGCGCGGGCTTCGAGGTGAACAGTCCCCTCCTGGCCCACCCCGGCACGCTGACCCTGGCCGCCCCGCCGCGCCTGAGCGGCCTGGACGTGATGCTCAGCAGCCTCAAACACGCCCAGGACGGCCACGGCGTGATCCTGCGCGTGTTCGAACCGCACGGGAGGCGCGGCGTCCTGCGGCTCGACCCCGGCGCCTTCGGCACCGCGCAGGTCGTCAATCTGCTCGAGGACCCGGCTGGCCCGGCGCAGCCCGGCCCGGTGGAGATTCCGGTTCGGCCCTTCGAGGTCCTGAGCGTCCGCCTGACGCGGGGGGGCGCGTGA
- a CDS encoding ABC transporter permease produces MTTTRPTPPAPARLALRRVLASQAMLTAGTLLVVMTLFTVLFPGKFATLYNLQTLMVDYSGIVLLGVGLTFIMTSARFDLSVGAVLVFSCVLGTKAMGALGGASGGWGVVLIGLAVCLGTGLLAGLVNGLLIVKARVPSIIVTLGTLSVAQGAAYVLTGGVDLYAVPKVMLDHIGQGKLLGLPIPIVVAALAVAIGSFVLSQTRFGQYTCATGSNAEAARRAGINIDRVAITLYLISGAGAGLAGFMSLARYGSTTLAAHQNDNLTALLGVVLGGTSLFGGTGTVVGTAVGVFIPGVLSNGLVMMQVLPYWQYIIVGIVLIAVVYINLVKRRGRTEGG; encoded by the coding sequence ATGACCACCACCCGCCCCACCCCACCCGCCCCCGCCCGGCTCGCGCTGCGCCGCGTGCTCGCCTCGCAGGCCATGCTCACCGCAGGCACGCTGCTGGTCGTCATGACGCTGTTCACCGTGCTGTTCCCCGGCAAGTTCGCGACCCTGTACAACCTCCAGACCCTGATGGTCGACTACTCCGGCATCGTCCTGCTCGGCGTGGGCCTGACGTTCATCATGACCAGCGCCCGCTTCGACCTGTCGGTCGGCGCCGTCCTGGTGTTCTCCTGCGTGCTCGGCACCAAGGCCATGGGCGCCCTGGGAGGCGCCAGCGGCGGCTGGGGCGTCGTCCTGATCGGACTGGCCGTGTGCCTCGGCACGGGCCTGCTCGCCGGACTCGTCAACGGCCTCCTGATCGTCAAGGCGCGCGTGCCCAGCATCATTGTCACGCTCGGCACCCTCAGTGTCGCGCAGGGCGCCGCGTACGTCCTCACCGGCGGCGTGGACCTGTACGCCGTGCCCAAGGTCATGCTCGACCACATCGGCCAGGGCAAGCTGCTCGGCCTGCCCATCCCCATCGTCGTGGCCGCCCTGGCCGTCGCCATCGGCTCGTTCGTCCTCTCGCAGACCCGCTTCGGGCAGTACACCTGCGCCACCGGCTCGAACGCCGAGGCGGCCCGCCGCGCCGGGATCAACATCGACCGCGTCGCGATCACCCTGTACCTGATCTCCGGCGCCGGGGCCGGCCTGGCGGGCTTCATGAGCCTCGCCCGCTACGGCTCGACCACCCTGGCCGCCCATCAGAACGACAACCTCACCGCGCTGCTCGGCGTGGTGCTGGGCGGCACCAGCCTCTTCGGCGGGACCGGCACGGTCGTCGGCACGGCCGTCGGCGTGTTCATCCCCGGCGTGCTCTCCAACGGCCTCGTGATGATGCAGGTCCTTCCCTACTGGCAGTACATCATCGTCGGCATCGTCCTGATCGCCGTGGTCTACATCAATCTCGTCAAACGCCGGGGCCGCACCGAAGGCGGTTAA
- a CDS encoding ABC transporter substrate-binding protein, producing the protein MRHLSTAALSTLLLLTAAQPAQAQTAPKKYKIALILGTTTDNFYTSMQCGAVEAARKFGDVELTVQGAPRWDATLQTPVVNAVTASGAQAIAIAVNDGRALFAPLKAAHDKGIKIIGVDTRLADSSFVTSNISSDNRALGAEAARTLAKLMGEKGTALIPPITPGITTVADRIQGFIDEMKAHHKNIRIAYKGVSEDASAFSAAFAANPDITGMFLIANNEALVAAGAIRQLPAARRDKISVVSFDAAPALVDALKSNQIQAIVAQKPAQMGALAVETARKALMGQSVAKSIPTGGVGLTRANIGLPAFAQYVYKSSCK; encoded by the coding sequence ATGCGCCACCTCAGCACCGCCGCCCTCAGCACCCTTCTTCTCCTGACCGCCGCGCAGCCCGCGCAGGCCCAGACCGCCCCCAAGAAGTACAAGATCGCGCTGATCCTGGGCACCACCACCGACAACTTCTACACCTCCATGCAGTGCGGCGCCGTGGAAGCCGCCCGGAAATTCGGGGACGTGGAACTGACCGTGCAGGGCGCGCCCCGCTGGGACGCCACCCTCCAGACGCCGGTCGTGAACGCCGTGACCGCCAGCGGCGCGCAGGCCATCGCCATCGCCGTGAACGACGGCCGCGCCCTGTTCGCGCCGCTCAAGGCCGCCCACGACAAGGGCATCAAGATCATCGGCGTCGACACCCGCCTCGCGGACTCCAGCTTCGTGACCAGCAACATCTCCTCGGACAACCGCGCCCTGGGGGCCGAGGCGGCCCGCACCCTCGCCAAACTCATGGGTGAGAAGGGCACCGCTCTGATTCCGCCCATCACGCCCGGCATCACCACCGTCGCCGACCGCATCCAGGGCTTCATCGACGAGATGAAGGCCCACCACAAGAACATCAGGATCGCTTACAAGGGCGTCAGCGAGGACGCCTCGGCGTTCAGCGCCGCGTTCGCCGCGAACCCCGACATCACCGGCATGTTCCTGATCGCCAACAACGAGGCCCTCGTCGCCGCCGGCGCGATCCGCCAGCTGCCCGCCGCGCGCCGCGACAAGATCAGTGTCGTCAGCTTCGACGCCGCCCCCGCGCTCGTCGACGCCCTGAAGAGCAACCAGATCCAGGCGATCGTGGCGCAGAAACCCGCCCAGATGGGCGCCCTGGCCGTCGAGACCGCCCGCAAGGCCCTGATGGGCCAGTCGGTGGCCAAGTCCATCCCCACCGGCGGGGTCGGCCTGACCCGCGCAAACATCGGCCTGCCCGCCTTCGCGCAGTACGTGTACAAGTCCAGCTGCAAATAA
- a CDS encoding type I phosphomannose isomerase catalytic subunit, translating to MADGHSVVTTGPLAGHTVQDLLHAHPGELLGPRLDPASGFPLLIKLLDCRDWLSVQVHPDDAQAQAMVSPGERGKTEAWHFLHVDPGAQLLAGVVVGDTLFIPAGTLHALGPGLLLYEVQQASDTTYRVYDWDRPASAGRALHLEESVAVTRADLGGAWTAASETGGVGELVRCAQFTLVGVRGGETTELGGSFGLVTVVEGTLTVEAGGERVEVAPFGTVLVPAWAQRVTLTGTGRALIATP from the coding sequence ATCGCCGACGGCCACAGCGTCGTCACCACCGGTCCCCTCGCCGGCCACACCGTGCAGGACCTCCTCCACGCTCACCCGGGGGAGCTCCTCGGCCCCCGCCTCGACCCCGCCTCCGGCTTTCCCCTCCTCATCAAGCTCCTCGACTGCCGCGACTGGCTCAGCGTCCAGGTCCACCCCGACGACGCCCAGGCCCAGGCCATGGTCAGCCCCGGCGAGCGCGGCAAGACCGAAGCGTGGCACTTCCTGCACGTCGACCCCGGCGCGCAACTCCTCGCGGGCGTGGTGGTGGGTGACACGCTGTTCATCCCGGCCGGCACGCTGCACGCCCTGGGGCCGGGTCTGCTGCTGTACGAGGTGCAGCAGGCGAGCGACACCACCTACCGCGTGTACGACTGGGACCGGCCCGCCAGTGCGGGGCGGGCGCTGCACCTGGAGGAGTCGGTCGCGGTGACGCGCGCGGACCTGGGTGGGGCGTGGACGGCGGCGAGCGAGACGGGGGGCGTGGGAGAACTGGTGCGCTGCGCCCAGTTCACGCTGGTGGGCGTGCGGGGGGGCGAGACGACCGAACTGGGCGGGTCGTTCGGACTGGTGACCGTGGTAGAGGGGACGCTGACGGTGGAGGCCGGCGGGGAGCGGGTGGAGGTGGCGCCGTTCGGGACGGTGCTGGTCCCGGCGTGGGCGCAGCGGGTGACGCTGACCGGCACCGGCCGCGCCCTCATCGCCACCCCCTGA
- a CDS encoding LacI family DNA-binding transcriptional regulator: protein MNARPTMQDVARLAGVSIKTVSRVVNQEPRVDPDTRARVQATIDELGFRRNEQARSLRPGQSSSLIGLVSGDLGNPFYSAIARGIEEITYGHGHLLLTASSEEQPARERQLIETYLQHNVAGLIVAPTLDAARTITPELLRGVPLVSVDRPVSDPDPFDTVLLDNRAGARRAVTRLIEDGHTRIAIIDGNPRVYTGQERTAGYLDALREAGIAPQPNLMIHGHHGARHAEQATHDLLNQDQRPSAIFATNNRIATGVIRALHARRRTLAVASFDNFEFADVINLPLTLVSYDAMDLGRAAAKRLMQRIQGDGGPPQRLIQPVTLRVPGEQP from the coding sequence ATGAACGCCCGACCCACGATGCAGGACGTCGCCCGCCTCGCCGGCGTCAGCATCAAGACGGTCTCCCGCGTGGTCAACCAGGAACCCCGCGTCGACCCCGACACCCGCGCGCGCGTGCAGGCCACCATCGACGAACTCGGCTTCCGCCGCAACGAACAGGCCCGCAGCCTCCGCCCCGGCCAGAGCAGCTCCCTGATCGGCCTCGTCAGCGGCGACCTCGGCAACCCCTTCTACTCCGCCATCGCCCGCGGCATCGAGGAGATCACCTACGGACACGGCCACCTGCTCCTCACCGCCAGCAGCGAGGAACAACCCGCCCGCGAACGGCAGCTCATCGAAACCTACCTCCAGCACAACGTCGCCGGACTCATCGTCGCGCCCACCCTGGACGCCGCCCGGACCATCACGCCCGAACTGCTGCGCGGCGTGCCCCTCGTCAGCGTCGACCGACCCGTCAGCGACCCCGACCCCTTCGACACCGTCCTGCTCGACAACCGCGCTGGCGCCCGCCGGGCTGTCACCCGCCTCATCGAGGACGGCCACACCCGCATCGCCATCATCGACGGCAACCCCCGCGTGTACACCGGACAGGAACGCACCGCCGGATACCTCGACGCCCTGCGCGAAGCCGGCATCGCGCCCCAGCCGAACCTGATGATCCACGGCCACCACGGCGCCCGCCACGCCGAACAGGCCACCCACGACCTCCTGAACCAGGACCAGCGGCCCAGCGCGATCTTCGCCACGAACAACCGCATCGCCACCGGCGTCATCCGCGCCCTGCACGCCCGCCGCCGCACCCTGGCCGTCGCCAGCTTCGACAACTTCGAATTCGCCGACGTCATCAACCTCCCCCTGACACTGGTCTCCTACGACGCCATGGACCTCGGCCGCGCCGCCGCCAAGCGACTCATGCAGCGCATCCAGGGCGACGGCGGCCCCCCACAGCGCCTCATCCAGCCCGTCACCCTGCGCGTGCCCGGCGAGCAGCCGTAG
- a CDS encoding ATP-binding cassette domain-containing protein: MSAPPLLETRGITKRYGHVEALRGADFTVYPGEVVALLGDNGAGKSTLVKAITGTIQPDEGQILFEGRPVQMTSPLDARTLGIETVFQDLALVPDMDPAGNLFLGRELLCPGLLGRLGMLDRRAMHDRTVEAFTRLGVNIQDAQAKVIGMSGGQRQGVAVARAMVWASKMVLMDEPTAALGVVQSRHVNDLILRVRDQGVAVVLVSHNMQHVFEVADRIEVLRLGQRVAARRKADTSIEEVVADMTGLSVTGAA, encoded by the coding sequence ATGTCGGCCCCACCCCTGCTGGAAACCCGAGGCATCACCAAACGCTACGGGCACGTCGAGGCGCTGCGCGGCGCCGACTTCACCGTCTACCCCGGCGAGGTCGTCGCCCTGCTCGGCGACAACGGCGCGGGCAAGAGCACCCTCGTCAAGGCCATCACCGGCACCATCCAGCCCGACGAGGGTCAGATTCTCTTCGAAGGGCGGCCCGTCCAGATGACCTCGCCCCTCGACGCCCGCACCCTCGGCATCGAGACCGTCTTCCAGGACCTCGCCCTCGTGCCCGACATGGACCCCGCCGGGAACCTCTTCCTGGGCCGCGAACTCCTGTGCCCCGGCCTGCTGGGCCGCCTGGGCATGCTCGACCGCCGCGCCATGCACGACCGCACCGTCGAGGCCTTCACCCGCCTGGGCGTGAACATCCAGGACGCGCAGGCCAAGGTGATCGGCATGTCCGGCGGGCAGCGCCAGGGCGTCGCCGTCGCCCGCGCCATGGTCTGGGCCAGCAAGATGGTCCTGATGGACGAACCCACCGCCGCGCTCGGCGTGGTGCAGTCCCGGCACGTCAACGACCTGATCCTGCGCGTCCGCGACCAGGGCGTGGCCGTCGTGCTCGTCAGCCACAACATGCAGCACGTCTTCGAGGTCGCCGACCGCATCGAGGTCCTGCGCCTGGGCCAGCGGGTCGCCGCGCGGCGCAAGGCCGACACCAGCATCGAGGAAGTCGTGGCCGACATGACCGGCCTGAGCGTCACGGGAGCCGCATGA
- a CDS encoding ROK family protein: MTRLALGLDVGGSHVTAGLVDVDTRHVQRTARRDVPHSAPMATILRAWAEATLEAAGPQAPQVTHLGLAVPGPFDAPNGTSHMTHKFPALRGVPLRPALRAALAGTLAPELPIHFGNDADLFALGEWWGGADRPERLLGVTLGTGLGSGFIRRGQPQHTGPGVPPGGELWNVPTPEGQLEDALSGAAVTRLGATLTGRQGSAADWAQAARHGHTGALAVWAEFGRHAGQRLQPWTDAFGAQVLVLGGNVSQAFDLFAPTLNVGACQVRRSAHLELAPLLGAAALSGRDPVRSA, encoded by the coding sequence GTGACTCGGCTCGCCCTGGGCCTGGACGTGGGCGGCAGTCACGTCACCGCGGGCCTCGTGGACGTGGACACCCGCCACGTGCAGCGCACCGCCCGCCGGGACGTGCCGCACAGCGCGCCCATGGCGACCATCCTGCGCGCCTGGGCGGAGGCCACGCTGGAGGCGGCCGGACCCCAGGCTCCGCAGGTGACTCACCTGGGTCTGGCGGTCCCCGGCCCGTTCGACGCGCCGAACGGCACGTCCCACATGACCCACAAGTTCCCCGCGCTGCGCGGCGTGCCGCTCCGCCCGGCCCTGCGCGCCGCCCTCGCGGGCACCCTCGCTCCTGAACTGCCCATCCACTTCGGGAACGACGCGGACCTCTTCGCCCTGGGCGAGTGGTGGGGCGGCGCCGACCGGCCCGAGCGGCTGCTCGGCGTGACCCTGGGCACCGGACTCGGCTCAGGCTTCATTCGGCGCGGCCAGCCGCAGCACACCGGACCCGGCGTGCCCCCCGGCGGGGAACTGTGGAACGTGCCCACCCCGGAAGGCCAGCTGGAGGACGCGCTGAGCGGCGCCGCCGTCACGCGCCTGGGCGCGACCCTGACCGGCCGGCAGGGCAGCGCCGCCGACTGGGCGCAGGCCGCCCGGCACGGCCACACCGGCGCGCTGGCCGTGTGGGCCGAGTTCGGCCGCCACGCCGGGCAGCGGCTCCAGCCTTGGACGGACGCGTTCGGCGCGCAGGTGCTCGTGCTGGGCGGGAACGTCAGCCAGGCGTTCGACCTGTTCGCCCCCACCCTGAACGTCGGCGCCTGTCAGGTCCGGCGCAGCGCGCACCTCGAACTCGCCCCGCTGCTCGGCGCGGCCGCCCTGAGCGGGCGGGACCCGGTGAGGTCCGCGTGA